One part of the Desulfonema ishimotonii genome encodes these proteins:
- a CDS encoding O-antigen ligase family protein produces MRSKLVMLIVLIGLLGGLRSHIIAVMFYAWVTLFRPADFSYLPLPPLVPIAFAVLTFSMISSAAQGKMKLRWNPGATHMLLIIIIAFISAILSSTPQPAYDKWVNVFKIILPSIFISMMIPTAKDFKLLIQTYAFSIGIWAIQAALYGVAGGGAVENMAIGGQMSDRNDFAVGVVMTFPLFYYLGLNEKRKYVRKALLIGAYLVALCVLVSNSRGGMLGIFLVLFLNFTRKGTKRLRNVMVMIILIPLCIPLIPDYVIERLQTIKVSGEQTEGSAKSRTILMKGGLRGAMANPTFGVGTGVWGYHYYNYVPKMGDGAYEPHCIWIKMSVELGFIGLSAYLLMFFRIFYSLNKIKNVCLKNGQLTFYNYAIMLQLALLGYCSAGTFVNQIFYEYMFLLVAASGAYIENWKQYIDEDEKNQAIKSD; encoded by the coding sequence ATGCGCTCCAAGCTCGTTATGCTGATCGTGCTGATCGGCTTACTGGGAGGACTCAGATCCCACATTATCGCTGTTATGTTTTACGCCTGGGTAACGTTGTTCAGGCCTGCCGATTTTTCTTACCTGCCACTCCCTCCCCTTGTTCCCATTGCCTTTGCCGTGCTGACCTTTTCCATGATTTCAAGTGCGGCACAGGGGAAGATGAAGCTGCGGTGGAATCCGGGTGCAACCCACATGCTTCTGATCATTATCATTGCCTTTATTTCGGCAATTCTCTCATCTACGCCTCAGCCCGCTTATGATAAATGGGTAAACGTTTTCAAGATTATTCTGCCTTCCATATTCATCAGCATGATGATCCCGACGGCAAAGGATTTCAAACTGCTGATACAGACCTATGCGTTTTCCATCGGAATCTGGGCTATACAGGCGGCACTGTATGGCGTCGCTGGAGGCGGCGCGGTTGAAAATATGGCAATCGGAGGGCAGATGTCAGACAGGAATGACTTTGCAGTCGGTGTTGTGATGACATTCCCCCTATTTTATTATCTGGGACTCAATGAAAAAAGGAAATATGTCCGAAAGGCCTTGCTTATAGGCGCTTACCTGGTCGCATTGTGTGTTTTGGTATCAAATTCCAGGGGGGGGATGCTGGGCATCTTTCTGGTTCTTTTCCTGAATTTTACCCGAAAGGGGACGAAACGTCTCAGGAATGTCATGGTGATGATTATCCTGATACCCCTTTGCATACCGCTAATTCCTGATTATGTAATCGAAAGGCTTCAGACAATTAAAGTCAGCGGTGAGCAAACTGAAGGGTCCGCAAAATCCAGAACGATTCTGATGAAAGGGGGGTTGCGGGGCGCGATGGCGAATCCGACCTTCGGCGTCGGAACGGGGGTGTGGGGGTACCATTATTACAATTATGTTCCCAAAATGGGAGACGGTGCATATGAACCGCACTGTATTTGGATCAAGATGTCTGTTGAACTCGGGTTTATCGGACTCAGTGCCTATTTACTGATGTTTTTCAGAATATTTTATTCGTTGAATAAAATCAAAAATGTATGCCTGAAAAATGGACAGCTTACGTTTTACAATTATGCCATAATGCTTCAACTGGCATTATTGGGCTATTGCAGCGCAGGAACATTTGTTAATCAGATTTTTTATGAGTACATGTTCCTGCTGGTCGCAGCCTCTGGTGCGTATATAGAGAACTGGAAGCAATACATTGATGAAGATGAAAAAAATCAGGCAATCAAATCGGATTGA
- a CDS encoding glycosyltransferase family 2 protein gives MESISVIIPAYNASATLPDAIESVLSQTYDNFKLIIVNDGSTDYTADIINRYAEKDSRIIVVHQENKGAGESRNRGIALSDSDWVTFLDADDIWLKNKLEFQVETVRQYPDASVILTRGIYYEKNISENFEFETLPVTPLSNIFETLVLKNFNFQPASALVYVRNFREIASYTHEYSGQDYYPFLLFALHNKPFYMVELPLYKERSLKGSLQRSTNSRYIGAKARVNSIRKILENRALYKNYLPPERVSVLKKGHDRFLCWMLSGARQFMPYREYVAMTLKEFSNFYNPGLFYKEAAKTLLFPCKKILKYISKTNT, from the coding sequence ATGGAATCCATATCTGTTATTATCCCTGCATATAACGCATCGGCGACATTACCCGACGCCATTGAATCCGTATTGTCTCAGACATATGATAACTTTAAGCTGATCATCGTTAACGACGGCAGCACAGATTATACGGCTGATATTATAAACCGATATGCAGAAAAAGATTCCCGAATCATCGTCGTTCATCAGGAAAACAAAGGCGCCGGTGAAAGCCGCAATCGTGGAATAGCGCTAAGTGATAGTGACTGGGTAACCTTTTTGGATGCTGATGATATCTGGCTGAAAAATAAACTGGAATTTCAGGTTGAAACGGTTCGTCAATATCCCGATGCTTCAGTTATTCTGACACGGGGAATTTATTATGAGAAAAATATATCGGAAAATTTTGAATTCGAAACGTTGCCAGTCACGCCATTGTCAAATATTTTTGAGACACTGGTTCTGAAAAATTTTAACTTCCAACCTGCGTCTGCCCTGGTATATGTCCGGAATTTCAGAGAAATAGCCTCTTATACGCACGAATATTCGGGCCAGGATTATTATCCGTTTTTGTTATTTGCGCTGCATAATAAGCCTTTTTATATGGTAGAACTGCCTCTCTATAAGGAAAGAAGCCTGAAGGGGTCGCTTCAACGCTCAACAAATTCCCGTTACATCGGCGCCAAAGCCAGAGTCAATTCGATACGTAAAATTTTAGAAAACCGGGCATTATATAAAAACTATCTGCCACCTGAACGTGTGTCAGTTTTAAAAAAAGGGCATGACCGCTTTCTGTGCTGGATGTTATCAGGGGCACGTCAGTTCATGCCATACCGAGAGTATGTTGCCATGACGCTGAAGGAATTCAGCAACTTTTACAATCCGGGTCTTTTTTATAAAGAGGCCGCAAAGACGCTGCTGTTTCCCTGTAAGAAAATTTTGAAATACATCAGTAAGACGAATACGTAA